From a single Candoia aspera isolate rCanAsp1 chromosome 2, rCanAsp1.hap2, whole genome shotgun sequence genomic region:
- the LOC134490035 gene encoding olfactory receptor 2D2-like, translating into MEQCNQSSMAEFVLLGLAEGALRETTLFVLFLAMYLVIVVGNCTMVMLIGVEHCLHTPMYFFLLHLSLLDLCYSSVTIPQMLAHLLSRHKAISFARCAFQMYIFAVFGIAECVLLGFMAYDRYVAICHPLHYTTIMNWHFCSWTAGASWLSGFLSSLVVSAFALRLPYCARNRINQFFCEVPAVIKLASADPSEAEVVLFVFGSILLLLPFTLIAASYGRIGIAILHIHSAEGRHQAISTCGSHLLVVSLFYGTALFAYMRPSSISSTTGQDKAVSVFYTVVTPMMNPLIYSLRNKDVKGALRKLLSKKKSSPKTGL; encoded by the coding sequence ATGGAGCAGTGCAATCAGAGCTCCATGGCCGAGTTCGTCCTCCTGGGCCTGGCAGAGGGGGCCCTGAGAGAAACCACACTTTTCGTTCTCTTTTTGGCCATGTATTTAGTTATCGTAGTAGGCAACTGCACAATGGTCATGTTGATTGGGGTTGAGCATTGCCTACACACCCCaatgtatttcttcctcctccatttgtCTCTTCTGGACCTCTGCTACTCCTCAGTTACCATCCCACAGATGTTGGCACACCTCCTCTCCAGGCATAAAGCCATCTCCTTTGCCCGATGTGCCTTTCAGATGTACATTTTTGCAGTGTTTGGTATAGCAGAATGTGTGCTGTTGGGTTtcatggcctatgaccgctacGTGGCAATTTGCCACCCCTTACACTATACCACTATTATGAACTGGCATTTCTGTAGCTGGACAGCAGGAGCTTCCTGGTTGAGTGGCTTCCTCAGTTCCCTCGTTGTCAGTGCCTTTGCTCTGCGCCTACCCTACTGTGCCCGAAATCGCATCAATCAGTTCTTCTGTGAGGTACCGGCTGTGATCAAGCTGGCATCTGCTGACCCTTCAGAGGCCGAGGTTGTTTTGTTTGTCTTTGGCTCcattctgctgcttctgcctttCACCCTCATCGCTGCCTCCTATGGCCGCATTGGGATTGCCATCTTGCACATCCACTCAGCTGAGGGCCGGCACCAAGCCATTTCAACCTGTGGTTCGCATCTCCTGGTGGTGAGCCTTTTCTATGGCACGGCCCTCTTTGCCTACATGAGGCCCAGCTCCATCAGCTCTACCACAGGCCAGGATAAGGCTGTGTCTGTGTTCTACACAGTGGTCACCCCCATGATGAACCCACTCATCTACAGCCTTAGAAACAAGGACGTGAAGGGTGCTCTGAGGAAATTATTAAGCAAGAAAAAATCCTCGCCAAAGACGGGACTCTAG